The DNA region TCTGACCAGGTTTACCCTCTAGATCACCACGGCGAAGTAGTGAACTGATGTAACCGTCACTGATTTTATCAAGTTGTTCGGCTACTGGAGAAAGGCGACGTGGTTCAAACACACCAACAACGATACATGCGCTACGTTGTTTCTCTGGACTGCCACTTTTAACACTGAACTCCATGCGTACTCCTACATCCTGAAGACAAATTGCTCTAAATGTTAGATAATGATCGCTTACTTGTTGAATTTAAGCTCAGGTCTTACCAACAGAGCTGATTTAAGCGCTAACATCTAGTTTATAATTTTTAAAAAAATAAATGGTTCAACGGGAAACTATAGTGATTCGACCAAAAAAACAAGTTTTGTATAGGTAATTTCAGCGTGATTATTGTTAGATATTTGATCCGCGAAACACTCAAGAGCCAATTTGCGATTTTCTTCGTACTTTTTTTGGTGTTTGTGAGCCAGAAGTTTATCAGTGTTCTTGCTGATGCTTCGGACGGGGATATTCCTGCTGGATTAATTTTCTCAGTGGTTGGTTTAAACATGCCAGCCATGGGTTTATTGATGCTGCCATTAAGTTTGTACATCGGCATATTGATCACCTTTGGTCGCTTGTATGCGGAAAGTGAGATCGTGGTAATGAATGCCACCGGTATCGGGAATAAATTCTTGGTACAGGCGGCATTGTACTTAGCTCTGATTACATCAGGTGTTGCTGCGTTTAATGCGTTGTGGTTATCGCCTTGGTCTCAGGACCGTGTCGAGCAACTGTACGAGCAAGTCGCGGCAGAAAACAGCGTTGACCTGCTAAAGAAAGGCCAATTCCAAGGAACGCCAGATGGTTCGTCAGTCGTGTTTATTGACGACATCAAAAACAGCACGTTAAGCAACGTGTTTGTTGCACAGATGCGCCCTCGCGATTCCATTCTACCAAGCGTGATGTTCTCTTC from Vibrio hyugaensis includes:
- the lptF gene encoding LPS export ABC transporter permease LptF, giving the protein MIIVRYLIRETLKSQFAIFFVLFLVFVSQKFISVLADASDGDIPAGLIFSVVGLNMPAMGLLMLPLSLYIGILITFGRLYAESEIVVMNATGIGNKFLVQAALYLALITSGVAAFNALWLSPWSQDRVEQLYEQVAAENSVDLLKKGQFQGTPDGSSVVFIDDIKNSTLSNVFVAQMRPRDSILPSVMFSSSGDVKELSDGRQIITMHEGTRYEGVPTRVEYMITKFDEYEGLIGQREVKQKGRDWEAYPTADLIGHPDPEAQAELQWRISLFVCIPLLTMLVIPLSAVNPRQGRFAKMGPAILIYLAYFLAISATKSALEDGAIPAAIGMWPINAMLLLVAILANMMDSVPARRMKEKFRKKRLA